GGTCGTGTCCCCGGCAGGCTGGCCGCTGCGGGAGAGGGCGCGGATGGTCCAGCCGTGGCGCTCCAGCGCGGCGGCGGTCTCGCTGCCGATGCCGCCGGTGGCGCCGAAAACGAGGGCAATGCGGGGGGTGGAGTCCGTCATGGTGTGCTCCCTGCGGCGGGCGTACCGCTGCCGGGTTGAAAGGCGTCCTGGGTCCGTCAGGTGGAAGCGTGCCTGCTCACGGCCGAGGAAGGGCCCATGCGTCGGAGGGCAGGCCGAGTTGCTGGAATACCTCGGCGCGGTTGTAATAGTCGGCCACCATCTGAATCCGGCCCCCCTTGAGGAAGAAGACCGAGGTCACGGGGACCAAGAACGACTTGCCGGTGGATGCCATAGTCCCCAGCCGACGGGTTGTGCCGGTGAAGACCCACTGCACCGCCACCCGATCGCCCGCCTGGAAAGCGTCGAGGATGACGGCGCGCGCATCGGGAATGGCGTCCACTGTCAGGGTCACCCAGCCCGCGACGTTCGCCTTGCCCTGAAACCTGGCCTCGAACGCGAAGTCCTGGTACACGCCGTCGTCGGTGAACAGCTTCGCCATGCCCCCTGCGTCGGCCTTGTTCCAGGCATCGGCCCACTGCTGCACGATGGGGGGCACTGGGCGCT
This sequence is a window from Deinococcus aestuarii. Protein-coding genes within it:
- a CDS encoding ester cyclase; amino-acid sequence: MNTTTVPTRLLKTTLALALLTLMSVTAAQGVATATPPLPTQRPVPPIVQQWADAWNKADAGGMAKLFTDDGVYQDFAFEARFQGKANVAGWVTLTVDAIPDARAVILDAFQAGDRVAVQWVFTGTTRRLGTMASTGKSFLVPVTSVFFLKGGRIQMVADYYNRAEVFQQLGLPSDAWALPRP